One Lampris incognitus isolate fLamInc1 chromosome 14, fLamInc1.hap2, whole genome shotgun sequence DNA window includes the following coding sequences:
- the dusp28 gene encoding dual specificity phosphatase 28, with amino-acid sequence MLQLCRVTEALFISNARSACDGELIRCEAVTLCINVSRQQPFPAASDMAALRVPVYDDPNEDLYVHFDRCADAIEEEARRGGRSVVYCKNGRSRSATVCVAYLMKHHKLSLTEALQKVKTARQVIDPNPGFMAQLERYEQELKKKDRDLN; translated from the exons ATGCTCCAGTTGTGCCGAGTCACCGAGGCGCTGTTCATCAGCAACGCCCGCTCGGCCTGCGACGGCGAGCTCATCCGGTGCGAGGCTGTCACGCTGTGCATCAATGTGTCTAGACAACAGCCCTTTCCCGCCGCATCTGACATGGCCGCGCTGCGGGTCCCCGTCTACGACGACCCCAACGAGGACCTGTACGTCCACTTTGATCGCTGTGCTGACGCCATCGAGGAGGAAGCGAGGCGCGGTGGACGGAGTGTCGTCTACTGTAAGAACGGCCGCAGCCGCTCTGCCACCGTGTGTGTGGCGTACCTCATGAAACACCACAAGCTGTCACTGACGGAGGCCCTCCAG AAAGTGAAGACAGCTCGTCAGGTGATCGACCCCAACCCGGGCTTCATGGCCCAGCTGGAGAGATATGAACAGGAGCTTAAAAAGAAAGACCGGGACCTAAACTAG